Below is a genomic region from Mus caroli chromosome 13, CAROLI_EIJ_v1.1, whole genome shotgun sequence.
taaaattacatttatttattggtgtgtgtatgcgtgtgacTCCATTAAGATACCAGATGTAACATACACTATCTCAGTAAATTGTGATATGCTGCTTAAGCTTGCTGAAATTGAACTCTGAGAATAAGAAGGGCTTTCCTGTCCCAGACTCCAGCATGTTTATTGCAAATGTCTTGTAATACTTTGTATCCAGGGAAGGGCTGGCCCCTCTGGGTCTGCAAtagggagaggggagagcagTCACATAGCCCAAGAGTAAAAACACTGTGTTCCTGAGAATGGCTGGATGATAAGCCAGTACCAACCCAAGTTACTACTGTTTATGTCACAACATGACCATGGCATACAtcatgaaagagaaggaaggaaggaactcatGGGTGGAGAGAATGCTCTACTCTACCTGGAACTCTCAATGGGAAACTCCAGCAAGGATATGTCATGAACTCCCTCCCCAGTTATTTCTGCTAGATGATTCAAAGCACCTTGCTTACTCATGCTATTTGCAGATATTATCTAGATACTACCTATctgctgttcttccttcttttactTAGGGCCCAAAATGTATACCTTGTTCCTCATCTCAGATCAGGAGATCAGGATTTCCTCTGACTGCTTCAGAGAGGTTTCCTGAATCAATTTGTGCGGGATGTGTGCAGTCTCTAATATGATCTCTCCTTTCGTTTTCTTTCTCACTGGGCTATCATAGACTCTTCAGGTGATGTTTTAGATCTGAGGATAATTTGCTAGATATTTGTGGCTACTTTCTGCTACttacttcttatttttttgtctttctttctgtacaGCACAATAAACTTAatcattgaaaaacaaaaggatagtTATCATAGACCCATACAGAATAAAAGTGTACATACCAAGAACTATAGTCCTCCATATTCAttcccaccccctttctgtcaGTAGCCACAAAACAAGTACCACTATCCTTCCCTCTAATACTACAACCCTGTCTATCATTGAATTGTATATGTGAAGCACATGACACCCTTTTGAATCAAGTTCGTGCCACCAACAATATCTGAGCTCCATCTAGATATGACCAATACCTACGGGATTTTCACCTGGCTTACTGTCAGTCAGAATTTCAACTTTTCAGGGGTATGAACACCTGGTATGAATGATTTAGGAAGCAGCCATCTTTCAGCAAATGGAGTCATGTAACCATAGACCTTACACTTACCAGTGAGAATTCTGAGTTCTAAGGTAAGTTAGATGCCATAAAATCCGAACTGAAGCCATGGTTTCCGAAGTGGATGTACCCATCTAGAAATTAACTTTCACTTTCCATAAACAGTTcaatttaagtaaaatttaaattagacttacttgttttcatttcatgtgggagttttttgcctgcatgtgtctgttaCCACATATAAAACTCGTACCTGTAGATATCAGAAGGTATAACTtcctctgggactagagttacagacagttggggcTTAGGATTGAACtgtggtcctctgggagagcaacaaATTGTCCTAACAATCCagtgttttaaattattatcaATTGCATTCATGTATGTCTTtacattgtgtgtgcatgttcaggTATATATGCTATAGCATGCAAAACACAATGTGCTGAATGTGGAACCaaagagaacaacttgtggaagttggttctttcctttctccacgTGGGTcttgggatagaactcaggtagTGGAGTTGGCAGAAAGTGCCTTaatccactgatccatctcatTGACCAGCTGGGATTGGTTCCTAAAGTGAGGAAGTCTGTACATGAACAGTAGAAAAATAGGACACAAGGACACAAATTAAAAACTGTTGTCCTGTGAtggttttaatgtcaacttgatacaatctaAAATCACAAAGAAAGGGAGTCTCAGTGACTAGTTCTTAACTGAATAAGTCAGTGCTGCCCACTGTGAAAGGCACCATTCCTCAGGAAACAGGGCCGTGACCTATATATGAATGGGGAAAGTCAGTTGAGCACTAGCATGTGTGCATCAATACACTGCTCTTTGCTCTTGGTAGTAGTGCATGTGATGGGGctgtttccattgtttttgcTCCCCTGACTTCCCACAGCAATAGCCTATAAGCTGAAATTTTGAATCCAGTAAATGACCTATGTGTTTCTATTATTGCTTAGTTCAGAGCACTTTTGTCATAGCAAGATGGATCAAAATTAAGATGTCTCCTTTGAGGGGAGTCAGTAAGCTAGGAAAACACAAGGACTTACATAAGTTTTTCTATGTTGCACTCTGCCTGGNTCAAGACATCACACAAAAGTTTCACCTCATTGTGGGACAGAAATGAGCAGCTGAGGTCCAAGTATTGCAAACTGGAGTTCTGAATCAACTCAAAGAGCACGTGGTTATCACCAAAGGACACATTATTTGCCCTGCAGAACAAGAAAAGTTATCcatcagccgggcatggtggcgcacgcctttaatcccagcactcgggaggcagaggcaggcggatttctgagttcgaggccagcctggtctacaaagtgagtgccaggacagccagggctatacagagaaaccctgtctcgaaaaacctaaaaaaaaaaaaaaaaaaaaaaaaaaaagaaaagttatccATCAATTTCCATCCAGCTCGAGCTCTTGTCTTTGGCAAGATCCTCTATCCCATACTGAACACATAGCTCTAATTTTGTAGCCCAGTACCAGCTCGCTGGTTCTCAAGCTGGGTAATTTTTCTCTTCCACGTAGAACTCTGAGAAACATACTGAGGCAAGGTTGGCCATCACATGAGGAAGCTACTGGCATTTAGAAAGCAGAGCCCTGCTCATGCTTTCATCATCATAAACTTCATGGGACATACCTCAATGAAGAATGGTCAGCAATAGACATTAGAAGTGTAAAGACAGAAAGATTCCACTTTAGACTATATAAGCTTTTGTTTATGGAGTTAGCTGAGAGATGGTGGGAAAGCAAGTCTATAACTTCCATGATATAACTACATCAAAATTGACCTCTTACTTACTCAAGTACTTTAAGGATGCAGCTGGAGTACTTCAGATGACTATACAAGACCAAAAAGGCTCTTTCATTGAAATTAGTGTCTTTTATTCGGAGTTCCTGGATGTCTTTACTCCTTACAAACACAGAGCACATATTATTCCAACAGATAAGTAGCTCGTCCCTgttacagaggagaaaggaatatATTGCATTGTTAGAAAGTTAATTcaaggggatggagggatggcttagtgattaagaccTTTTACTCTTTTTGAAGAAGACCCAAGGCCAGTTTCCAGCACTAacgtggtggttcacaaacatctgtaacacCAATTTCCGGGTTATTTGACACCTCTTCCATCCACCATGGGTACTGTATGCAcatcatgtacatgtacacatgtaggcaaaaacattcatacccacaaaatattaataaacagaTGATAATACCTGCCAGAGCTTTCAAATTCTACTGTTTTACAAAAAGTTAAGTCCAGACATTCACAGCACATAAATGTAGAAAACTGACTCCCATACTGAGTAAGGGTAGCGACCTAAGGTCATTTCATATTTGCAGTTCTTAGTTAGACACATGTCAAGGTCTGTGGGATTCTAGATGTTATAGTTTGAATGTAGAGATGCAGTTAATGTCTACTTGGAAAAGGACAGAGGGTTCTGAGAATCCTATGCATTGGGGACCATGCTTGTCTGGAGCTTTCACCTACCCTCCCTACTTCCACAACAGCATAAGATAACCCAGCTGAAAAATTCCTGCCTTACAGATAACCTTGGTAGTTttagaatgaaaaacaaagaggCAGGGTTCTGGAGCTACTGTGTCAAAACCTAGAGCAAAGATCTCCCAGCTCAAGCTTCAGGTGCCACTACTTACTCAGTATGTATCTTGGATAATATATGTGACTTCTCTGTCTACTTTCCTCAACTCTAGCACGATAATCAAATTTGCCTTGTAACAtttcttactgtgtgtgtgctactcatgtgtgtgcaggtcaaaGGAGAACTTGCAGGAATCACTTTTCCTTCCTTGCGGTCTAAgtaattgaacttaggtcatcagtcTTGAGGTCATGCGCCTTTTAGTTGCTAAGCCATCTTGGCAGTTCGCCTTACATGTTTCTGAACAGGAGTCAATTTAGAACatatttttgtgtgcatatagttgtgagtgcatgtgcatatgtgtgcttgtatgtgctcGCATATGGAAACCATGTATCTTGCTTCCTTAGTGCTGCGATTATAGTACATGGTGGTAGGCAtagctgtttatttgtttttaatgtggattccagggatgaAACTGAACTTCTCATACTTCTGCAGCAACTAAGCTATCACCATATTCCCCATAACACTTGACCTTTATAAATTAGTTTGCAGTTAGGGGATCAAGAAAGAGCCTGAGTATTATGTTTGTATCTCAGAAGGGCAGAAAGCACACATGACATAAACCATTACACGCTATCCTCACAGTATGGTGGGTTAATATCATTGCTGTCTTGATAATAAGGCCACTATAACTAAGAAAAGGAAAGTCTCAAGGATAAATTCCAGGGTTCCTAAACTTAACTTATTCTAATGATGCAGAAAGATCAAAAGGTTAAGTCAGCCTTGATTAAGAATGAATAGAAGGCTAAACCATGTCTCTAGACATGAGCTGGGGCTGTAGTTTCTAGTAAAGTGTGAGCCTAGTACATATGATGCCCTAGATTCTATTctcagaattgaaaaaaaaactgtcaagaGATCATAAATTATTATACACATGCACTTCTGTTGTTcaaaattttttgagacaggatgtcactcTTTAAACCAGACTAACCCGAAACCCACtttttctgtagcccagactagtttaaaattctcagaaaaccTCTTGCTTCAGATTCCTGAGTGCTATGATTACAAGCATGAGAAGCTCCCACCTGGCTCAGTTTGATTCCTTAGATACACTTATGTATTTTAGGCCTGCCCTGTACttggtatataaaaaaaaagatgaccctGAATTTCAGATTTGCCTCCATTAGCTACATGTACCACTTCACTCTGGTTTTATATGATACTAGGGAACAAATCCAGGATGTGTGCATTATAGCAAGCAGTACTCTGTGAACTGAGCTACTTTCAGGGTCCTTGTCTATATGAACTGGTATATCACTGCTAATCAATAAATATGCAGAACTAATACTAATAAAAAATAGCTAGGCAAGaaagcatatgcctttaatccctgtactttggagacaggcagatggatATTTGAATTCCAAGCTTGCCACAAcaacataatgagatcctgtctcaaaacaattaacaaaaataaatagtaataagaTCAAATAACATGTCTTTAAAAGAGTCAGTCTGGGGCTCAAGATGGCATCTATCAGACTGGAGACAGTTTGGTGGTTAATTTAAGAGTGATATTAAGAATTTGGATCCTAGAACCCACATCTGGCATTTAACTAtagctccaggggttctgatgACTTATCCTGGCCACTGAGGCCATCTCCACATGTATGCATACTAACCTGCAGCCAcaaacccataaaataaaaatgagtcttaaaaaaatagaaactgttGTCAAAAAGGTgaatttcttgtttttcctttaaaagttctattttgtttttaaattttttaaaccatttaattgaaatagaattacatcactttcccCCTTATATCCTTATTCTGTACttccaacatatatatatatgtgtgtgtgtgtgtgtgtgtgtgtgtgtgtgtacatgcatacagaaTACAGACATATAtctacccccacacacacaaacagcctgttgagtctgtttttgttgtttgtgtggaAGTAGATTCTAGGCTGACCACTCAAATTGGACAACCTGTATGGGTGAGTTTTGAATCTGTCTATATAAAGCATAAATACACAGGGACAGAATTGGAAAattagactgaaaaaaaaagatagttaatGGACTTACATATAACTCTGGTCTCCTTCATTCAGGACATTTTCAGTTGAAAAGGATAGTTTCTTCAGTGTAGAACAGTGTTTCAAGCAATAAGCAGCAACAATAAAATCAGAATAATTCTTAGCCACAAAGTTAATCTGTTGCATACAATTCATTGCTTTTACTAGGAAGGCTTCATCTTCCATCTCAAACAGACAGGAAAACAATTTCATGCCATCTATTTGTTCTTGAAGCTCTGCATTGCCACTTAAGGTTTTCAGGCACTGATATAACTTATGGTGTATGTTCTTGGACAACCGGTGGCCAAAAAATTCCCCTAGCTTTTCTTGTTCTGATTTCTGTAAAAGACCAAAGATGAAACAGCCCAAAAAAATCCACTgtgtttttactttctttaaaaacataaacaaaactgtCTCTATATTTTTAACGTCCTGGCTAGGGTGGTCCACATGCCTCTTCAGCATATAAAAGATGGCAGCACAGACCTCCTGAACAGATGGGTGGAGGAATATGAAAGAATTCTCAAATTCTCTGATCTTTCCAAGCATTCCAATGTCCAAAAGTGTGGGGATGTCAGAGTCAAAGATCCCATTTCTCCTGAGAGCCTCCTTGCCAAACACAAATGTGTCAGTCCACATGCCCTCAGCAGCTAGAGAACATAAGCCCTGCAGCTGGTCTTGACTTTTCTTACTTGGATACTGGGCACTTTGGGGAATGAACAAATTAAAGATGTGAGTGGTATATAGGGAGGTGGTACGTCGGCAGAGGGAGACTGGGTCTCCTCCCTTCTCTATCTCCTCTTTTAGACAAGTAGCCACCATCCAGCAGAGCAGAGGGGCCTGACATATAGTGAACAGCTGCTTGTTTTCTCTCACCAAACTGAAGGCCTCCTGGGCTCTCTTCCTATCTTGGAACAATTTGTGGAAATATATCTTTATACTTTTCTCATCGAATGCAGTTGCTGTTTTCACATCTGTGCACTGAATCCTGTCCTCCATTTTCTCAAAAGTCTCTGGGGTagtggagaggaggaaagaggattcAGGGAGCATCTTCCTCGTGAGCAAACTGCTCAGCAGTGTACTCACTGGCTGCTTCTCCATGCAGTTATCACACAGCTCTGATTCCTGTTTGGTTAAATCCCATTCCATCCCTTCCAAGCTGTCAATGATAAATAAGAGTTTCTCGGGTTGGGATAGGATCTCCTCTATGGGAGCTGAGGCGTTGGGCCACTCTTT
It encodes:
- the LOC110308309 gene encoding NACHT, LRR and PYD domains-containing protein 4F isoform X2; translation: MASFISDFGLLWYLRELNKKEFMKFKDFLIQEILELKLKQVSSTKVKKASREDLANLLLKCGESQAWDMTFKILQKINRKDLTERATGAIADVLDSSPLGFTDSGNPTLYRDHLKKKLTHDCPKKFNVRIQDFIKETFIQNDYDTFENLLISKGTEGKPHMVFLKGMAGVGKTLMLKNLMLAWSKGLVFQNKFSYVFYFCCQDVKKMKRASLAELISKEWPNASAPIEEILSQPEKLLFIIDSLEGMEWDLTKQESELCDNCMEKQPVSTLLSSLLTRKMLPESSFLLSTTPETFEKMEDRIQCTDVKTATAFDEKSIKIYFHKLFQDRKRAQEAFSLVRENKQLFTICQAPLLCWMVATCLKEEIEKGGDPVSLCRRTTSLYTTHIFNLFIPQSAQYPSKKSQDQLQGLCSLAAEGMWTDTFVFGKEALRRNGIFDSDIPTLLDIGMLGKIREFENSFIFLHPSVQEVCAAIFYMLKRHVDHPSQDVKNIETVLFMFLKKVKTQWIFLGCFIFGLLQKSEQEKLGEFFGHRLSKNIHHKLYQCLKTLSGNAELQEQIDGMKLFSCLFEMEDEAFLVKAMNCMQQINFVAKNYSDFIVAAYCLKHCSTLKKLSFSTENVLNEGDQSYMDELLICWNNMCSVFVRSKDIQELRIKDTNFNERAFLVLYSHLKYSSCILKVLEANNVSFGDNHVLFELIQNSSLQYLDLSCSFLSHNEVKLLCDVLXQAECNIEKLM
- the LOC110308309 gene encoding NACHT, LRR and PYD domains-containing protein 4F isoform X1, with the protein product MASFISDFGLLWYLRELNKKEFMKFKDFLIQEILELKLKQVSSTKVKKASREDLANLLLKCGESQAWDMTFKILQKINRKDLTERATGAIAGNPTLYRDHLKKKLTHDCPKKFNVRIQDFIKETFIQNDYDTFENLLISKGTEGKPHMVFLKGMAGVGKTLMLKNLMLAWSKGLVFQNKFSYVFYFCCQDVKKMKRASLAELISKEWPNASAPIEEILSQPEKLLFIIDSLEGMEWDLTKQESELCDNCMEKQPVSTLLSSLLTRKMLPESSFLLSTTPETFEKMEDRIQCTDVKTATAFDEKSIKIYFHKLFQDRKRAQEAFSLVRENKQLFTICQAPLLCWMVATCLKEEIEKGGDPVSLCRRTTSLYTTHIFNLFIPQSAQYPSKKSQDQLQGLCSLAAEGMWTDTFVFGKEALRRNGIFDSDIPTLLDIGMLGKIREFENSFIFLHPSVQEVCAAIFYMLKRHVDHPSQDVKNIETVLFMFLKKVKTQWIFLGCFIFGLLQKSEQEKLGEFFGHRLSKNIHHKLYQCLKTLSGNAELQEQIDGMKLFSCLFEMEDEAFLVKAMNCMQQINFVAKNYSDFIVAAYCLKHCSTLKKLSFSTENVLNEGDQSYMDELLICWNNMCSVFVRSKDIQELRIKDTNFNERAFLVLYSHLKYSSCILKVLEANNVSFGDNHVLFELIQNSSLQYLDLSCSFLSHNEVKLLCDVLXQAECNIEKLMIAHCKLSPDDCKIFGSILMSSKSLKVLNLASNNLNQGISSLCKALCHPHCTLEYLVLANCSLSEQCWGYLSDVLMQNKTLSHLDISSNDLKDEGLKILCRSLTLPHCVLNSLCLSCCGITEKGCQDLAEVLKNNQNLKYLHVSYNKLKDTGVMLLCDAIKHPNCHLKDLRLEACEITDASNEELCYAFTQCETLQTLNLMGNAFEVSRMVFFPRF